The following nucleotide sequence is from Synechococcus sp. KORDI-52.
GATCTGCCCAGTTCCAACGTGATCGGGATGCCTGGCATCAGCAACTCCGCGGCTGAAGTGAACGTGATGGAACCCCGCAGCTTCGATGAAATGCCTCGGGCCATTCAGGCTCTGCGGGAGCGCAAGACGGTCATCCTCAATCTCACGATGATGGAGCCCGATCAGGCGCAGCGTGCCGTTGATTTCGTCGCTGGTGGCACGTTCGCGATCGATGGCCATCAGGAGCGCGTCGGCGAAAGCATTTTCCTGTTCGCCCCCAGCTGCGTCACTGTCACCAACACAGGCCATGACGAGGCTTCAGCTCCCACCGTGGTGAGCCGTGACGTCGATGTGGCTGAGGTGGATGAGTCCGCCAGTGCGCCTTCGCCTGCCTGGGGCGCAGCTGCCCTCTGAGCTGATCTGTGCAGCCCTCTTTCGGTGTTATCGGTCTGGGCCGCATGGCCCAGGCGCTCTTAACCCCTTGGCTTGAAGTCGGGTTGCTGCAGCGGGATCAGTTGCAGCTTTCCGTGGCTTCTCAGGCCTCTGCCCAAGCCTTGAGTGAGCGTTTTGGTTGCCGGGTGCACACCGAGCCAAGCGATTGTTTGACGGCGTCGGAATTGCTGTTGGCCCTGAAGCCCCAACAACTCGGTGGCTTGGTGGAGCAATTGGGAGGCCGCATGGCGATTGCAGCGGCTGCGGCTGAGCGAGCTGAGCCGCCATTGCTGATCTCGGTGTTGGCGGGCGTGGGCTCAGAGCGCCTGCAGGATTGCTTTCCGGGCTGGCGCGTTGTGCGAACCGTGCCCAATACCCCTGCTCTGGTGCGGCAGGGGTTGGTGGGTTTGGCGTTTGGTGATGGGGTCAGCCCTGATCAGCAGCAGCGCGTGCAGTCGCTCTTTGCCGCTGTGGGTGAGGTGCTGGAACTGCCCGAAAGCCAGCTGCCCGCGTTTCTGGCCTTGACCTCCTCAGGCCCGGCTTTTGTGGCGTTGGTGGCTGAATCACTCGCTGATGGAGCGGTTGCCGCCGGATTGCCTCGCGCCCGTG
It contains:
- the proC gene encoding pyrroline-5-carboxylate reductase, with product MQPSFGVIGLGRMAQALLTPWLEVGLLQRDQLQLSVASQASAQALSERFGCRVHTEPSDCLTASELLLALKPQQLGGLVEQLGGRMAIAAAAAERAEPPLLISVLAGVGSERLQDCFPGWRVVRTVPNTPALVRQGLVGLAFGDGVSPDQQQRVQSLFAAVGEVLELPESQLPAFLALTSSGPAFVALVAESLADGAVAAGLPRARAHHLAHRTLAGTAALLFEQELHPGELKDMVSSPAGATIAGIRVLEQSNLRSALIEAVVAAAERSRELA
- a CDS encoding cell division protein SepF → MSLISRLRAVVAGDDYLDGELDDFAYDDEQDEQDQRATQADGGALATIGDSNPFELGGDLPSSNVIGMPGISNSAAEVNVMEPRSFDEMPRAIQALRERKTVILNLTMMEPDQAQRAVDFVAGGTFAIDGHQERVGESIFLFAPSCVTVTNTGHDEASAPTVVSRDVDVAEVDESASAPSPAWGAAAL